The Geothrix sp. genome window below encodes:
- a CDS encoding HD domain-containing phosphohydrolase produces the protein MGEEIQVVPGQVRILIVDDLPIIRLSLQRILTKAGYHCRDAEDVPHALQALEEEPADLVLCDIQMPGASGLDLVKALQPQIPEISVLMVSSMEDAETAIECLQQGAFGYVLKPFQPREILVQVNAALRRRMLEIAFRDREAQLAQKVREQTLEIRASREEIALRLIAATEHRDNETGMHVRRIGLYAAEMARLLGWDHQGIDTIQSAAPMHDIGKIGVPDAILQKPGSLDEGEWVAMKRHTSMGAAILKGSTVPFIQMGARIAIGHHEKWDGTGYPRGLKGEAIPMEARITTLVDVYDAASSRRHYKDSWPEDQVIELIRKGRGVHFDPRLVDLFLANLEKFRAILEANPDEAPDEDPGI, from the coding sequence ATGGGCGAAGAGATTCAGGTGGTGCCGGGGCAGGTCCGCATCCTGATCGTGGACGATCTGCCCATTATCCGCCTCTCCCTCCAGCGCATCCTCACCAAAGCCGGTTACCACTGCCGGGATGCGGAAGATGTTCCCCATGCGCTGCAGGCCCTTGAAGAGGAGCCTGCCGATCTGGTGCTCTGCGACATTCAGATGCCGGGAGCCTCGGGACTGGATCTGGTCAAGGCCCTCCAGCCGCAGATCCCGGAGATCTCGGTGCTGATGGTGAGCTCCATGGAGGATGCGGAAACAGCCATCGAGTGCCTGCAGCAGGGGGCCTTCGGGTATGTGCTGAAGCCCTTCCAGCCGCGGGAGATCCTGGTGCAGGTCAATGCGGCCCTGCGTCGCCGGATGCTGGAGATCGCCTTCCGCGACCGCGAGGCCCAGCTTGCCCAGAAGGTCCGGGAGCAGACCCTGGAGATCCGCGCCTCCCGCGAGGAGATCGCTCTTCGCCTCATCGCGGCGACCGAGCACCGTGACAACGAGACGGGCATGCATGTCCGCCGCATCGGGCTCTATGCGGCAGAGATGGCGCGTCTGCTGGGCTGGGACCACCAGGGCATCGACACCATCCAATCGGCCGCCCCCATGCACGACATCGGCAAGATCGGCGTGCCCGACGCCATCCTCCAGAAGCCCGGCTCCCTGGATGAAGGGGAATGGGTTGCCATGAAACGGCACACCAGCATGGGTGCCGCCATCCTCAAGGGCTCGACGGTGCCCTTCATCCAGATGGGCGCGCGCATCGCCATCGGCCACCACGAGAAGTGGGACGGCACCGGCTACCCGAGGGGCCTGAAGGGCGAGGCCATCCCCATGGAGGCGCGCATCACGACGCTGGTGGATGTCTACGATGCGGCCAGCAGCCGCCGCCACTACAAGGACTCCTGGCCTGAAGACCAGGTCATCGAGCTGATCCGAAAGGGCCGCGGCGTCCATTTCGACCCACGGCTGGTGGACCTGTTCCTGGCCAACCTGGAGAAGTTCCGGGCCATCCTCGAGGCGAACCCCGACGAAGCGCCGGACGAGGATCCGGGGATCTGA